The window CGTGAATGCGCAGGCTCTCGAAATCGTTGAACTTGCCGACGCCGGCGAAGGCCATGCGGTCGTAGATCTCGGAGATCTTGTGGAGTGTGCTGGAGGGGTTCTCCGCCACGAACAACACCCCGTCGGCGTAGTCCATCGCCATTACCGACTTACCCCGCTTGATGCCCTTGCGGGCGTAATCGGACTTGTCCTTCATGAACTGCTCGGGCGATACGTAGAAAGGAAGGCTCATCTAGTCCACCACCGGCCTTTCGGCTCCGGGGACCCGCTCCTCGGTGGACTGGCCCAGCTTGGAGCGCTCCTGCAGCAGCTCCTGGAACAGCTCGGCGATGCGGGCGTCACCGTACTCGGTGAACCCGTCGGCCGTTATCGAGGCGATGTTCGGGTAGATGCGCCGCAGCACGTCCGGCCCGCCGGTGCCCACGTCCTCCTCCGAGGCGTCGAACAGGGCCTCCAGGGCGACCTTCAGGGCGTCGTCGGCAGTGATGCCCGGCCGGTAGCGCTTCTTGATCGTGGCCCGGGCGTCGCGGCCGCCGGACCCGGTGGCCCAGTACTCGCTCTCCTCGTAGCGGCCGCCGGTGACGTCGTACTTGAAGATCCTGCCCACTCCGGCGCGGTCGTCGTACCCGGCGAACAGCGGCACGACCACCAGCCCGGCCTGCATGGCGAGCATCAGGTTGGCCCGGATCATCTGACCCAGTTTGTTGGCCTGACCTTCGAGGCTGAGGCGTTCGCCCTCGATCTTCTCGTAGTGCTCGAGCTCGGTCTGGAACAGCTTGGTCATCTCGATTGCAGGACCTGCCGACCCGGCAATGGCGACCGCCGACCAGCGGTCGGTGCGGAAAACCTTCTCGATGGAGCGGTGGGCGATCGAGTAGCCCTCGGTCGCCCGGCGGTCGCCGGCGATCATCACGCCTGTCGCGTGCTTCAGCGCCAGGATCGTGGTGGCGTGGGGCGCCTCCAGGGGTGTGGACCCGCTTAGGTCCGGCATGCCTTCGACGTCCATTCGCCTCAGCAGGCTGCTGAAAGAGGAGGAATCCAACGAGGCGCCCGGGGCGGTGTCGAAAGGGAAGTGCGGATAGTCCATCATCGGCATTCTAACCGGCCCTCCGCGGAGTGTTCCCAGCGGCGGACGGGCGTGTCGAGAACTCTCGCCGGGTTCCCAAAAGACCCGGCAGGCGGCTGAGCACCAAAAAGGGGGCCCCAGGAGGGCCCCCTTTTTGTTTTGGTAACGATCAGCAGTTGTTGTTGTTGTCCGCTTCGACGCAGGTGTCGCCGCTGTTGCCGCTGTTGCCCGAGTTGCCGCTGGCTCCGCCGCTGCCACCGTTGCCGCTGGCTCCGCCGCTGCCGCCGCTGCCACCGTTGCCGGAGACCCCGTTGCCGCCGTTGCCGTTGCCGCCGCTGCCGCCGGCCGCTGCGCCGCCGCTGCCGCCGCTGCACCCAGTGGTTACTACGCCGCCGGCGTCGCAG is drawn from Actinomycetota bacterium and contains these coding sequences:
- a CDS encoding proteasome subunit alpha; the encoded protein is MSLPFYVSPEQFMKDKSDYARKGIKRGKSVMAMDYADGVLFVAENPSSTLHKISEIYDRMAFAGVGKFNDFESLRIH
- the prcB gene encoding proteasome subunit beta, yielding MDYPHFPFDTAPGASLDSSSFSSLLRRMDVEGMPDLSGSTPLEAPHATTILALKHATGVMIAGDRRATEGYSIAHRSIEKVFRTDRWSAVAIAGSAGPAIEMTKLFQTELEHYEKIEGERLSLEGQANKLGQMIRANLMLAMQAGLVVVPLFAGYDDRAGVGRIFKYDVTGGRYEESEYWATGSGGRDARATIKKRYRPGITADDALKVALEALFDASEEDVGTGGPDVLRRIYPNIASITADGFTEYGDARIAELFQELLQERSKLGQSTEERVPGAERPVVD